From Zea mays cultivar B73 chromosome 3, Zm-B73-REFERENCE-NAM-5.0, whole genome shotgun sequence:
gcctcagcattaaatacgccctgtctactccactgacaagcgatgtgccatctcagcatttaatgtgccttgTTCGCTCTACTGACGAACGGcggccaggccatcctgcaggcggcgtgcccgtccgctccggtggcaggcagtacgcccgtgctgcggcatacactatgctcatcatcactcgtatgTTGCTAGTGAAGCTTCCGTtgcacgccgatactacgcaggctgcggatatcagggcgcaaggagaTTGCTCTGGCGACcaacattagttgctccaagtattacatccgttatgtccctgggcccgcatgtcggggctcagcacccttgtacgtgccccccttcagttataaaaggggaggcacgcaacgttacaaCTCAAGCTCACATAAGCTCACATAAGCTCACATAGGCTCACATAAGCTGACTTAAGCTCACCAAAGGCTCACTCAGACACACTTAGACGCTCACAAGTtcttacaagctctcaagctcaatacatcatacagtggagtagggtattacgcttcggcggcccgaaccactctaaacccttgtgtgttcttgtgttcgttcattgcttagcagacaggcaaaacgcttaggcccctcctcatcttagaatttagggcgggtgcattccgccacccgactgaagatttcctctccgacagataCAAAGGATATCAAGGGAAGAAATTTTAATTAAGCGAGATTTGAACAcgctatcatgaaaagggtccttagatgacacaaaagtaatgtagaagtgacatgaagtgatgtacctttacGTTTTACCTTctcaaggggtttccagacttgtgttggatttagaattcatttgcaagctcttgttggcatagttgtgacataggtccaagatatcaaatgaatattgtcatactaattgaaagataaatcttgatacctggagtctagatgtcacctagcattttcttatcataacaagaggcaacatgaaaattgcacaagtatggattatacaactagtgatcatgtacgaaaataccaattgaaaaacaccaattgatacaatttgatagataaacagatcactaattgcatattacattaagttctcctcaagttttattgcacacatatatatgtattcaattgatacctattgagaatacttatttgtaatttaaagtaccattggcataaaaggagtatcaattgaacataatcatgcaacataaggaacatgtgcactatttaatcaattaagttctagataggagaatttataagctatgctactttatacatttgcaatccaaaaggacgtgataaatatttaccaattttagatgacgttggagtagcatatacaagaggaaCTTAttttcttatgaaatgtatagaagatacatttattggagcaaataatctttgatacccatcaaatttgcagtggaagcgattgtctttgcccaaaAATTCCTTTTTAATTTCAaactttgttctacgccacatggtctccaccaAGATGATTGTTTTCCAACTCAGTTCTTTGATAGGCTTTGCTCTTCTTTACACAAAGCAAGATAATTTTCATTGATGCCCATCAGTCTTCATCATGACTTGGATTGAGTCAATTTAGCatgccaaagagaaacttatcctcttaaaAAATCaacagaaactcattctcttcaaagaactacacaaattcactaaggccccgtttgtttcattggaattgaattccatcttaataattataatttagacaaaactaattaagttcatatatttatatatgtaatatatttgtatattaccttaaatcatatgagagatatagttatatactacattcatGTTATAACGAAGAAAGTAGAatagtgtgctataagttgtacatcaaaaaaatagcatgtaaatctatagaatcaatttccatctctcaccctaTGAATtcgagataggcttatatgataactttggaaagtggtggaatgtcacattctaaaaaaatagcctattccaatagtaagattccaattcctcaaaatgaaaggaaacaaacggggcctaaaagaaaatgttagtctttaaggacacaggatatagaatgagctccccctaaatgtatgcatcaagtactcaaattacttgtaacatgcagttgattcaattaagatcttagaggagttcatcatatatcttggtcaaggcataatatattttaaacaattgaatttatgctagagaacacatatcgttccccaatagaactaatccatggggtgacatgtggtaaatatttgatcatttccttggaaccactcatcctcattatGTTCTCCTTTCactaaggtgtgagactacacaacatgaacttgaaagaaatcattagtctcacaagatataggctaaactctctctcaatttgtgcatgcaagggtacacaaagtacacttatgcacatcaacaatatgaGGTTAAAGGTGAAGTTTTCACTATAtcctggtttaacataacatgctttaaatagatgatgaaaattataccaattgaaagtttaagaactaaaagtatatcaattgaaatcctgaagggtaaagcatgctaatatgaacctcaaacctcataatgaaggatattatgtgattatgtcactacttcttcattatttggtttacAATATAGTTCAACTTCCTTATTGAttcactgtgatttcttttctctttatgatttcatccaaccaagtaatcttgaacttcattcatctttgcttggttcgatcatacttgatatgaggcccattgaaactcaatgattgaaagaaccaatactcttatatttgtagattttgaatccatcttcaaagaacttggaaggaccttgttgaaacacttagaaaagagagcattaaaaaacacaagagagggtttcacaaattaGGATCCTTATATGTCGATGACAAATGAATCATCATACTTGAAACCCATtaggatagattaaattcctttaaattagtgcacacatatgatTGATGTCAaagtatatgcactattgaacattttatattgcaaggaatttaacatATACTATGGTACATTCCACTAAGGATAAAATACTAAAACAACTTAAAGAGagaaagttttcataccttggcctcttatcaacttcatcttactttagttgaatagtatcctttacgcTTGTGACTTATCCAATTTAAtaataagcaccatctcttaacatagattttctatggataaactcaacacaagagatggcattagtagcacacgcattagtttcttatttagcaaccctttatatgtggaaggaaagtgagttgctaaaatagagaaacctcatgatatggactaaatttccctttagCCCTCATGcataatatattttgaatgacatggatgatatgcatggttattcaatgaagtctaaagggctgacttaatccatattatggtgagtgtctaatatagaagaatcaaatccaaattaactagagagagtacatcacatagttttggattgttgaccatatgataatattcatttatcttacaattggacctttatttcataatcaacaacttatgtatatcctcaagtgcttctttttccttagtggctacacaagtcacaaaagagataagatttgaaaataatatgcacttgagattcaattgttaccacccttgctactatctccaaatatgatttatacattcattatcgagcacccaacttgatccattgaaggagtgagtcCCAATCCATTCACTTCCTCTGCAAGAATATTGAGTCGTGAGTACATATCATTTGcagtttcattagcaagcatttcaaaggaatttaactttctcatagcaatatgatatctctcctcaTGCTCACTCTTAGTACCTTCAtgcagagcacaaatgtccaaccacaaatcatgagcatttttatgatttctaactctattgaacacattctTGCAAAGACCCGTAAAAACAGCGTTTTTGGCCTTTgcgttccatttctcataattgttcTCATCACCCAAAAGGTTTATGGCATCTCTAGGTTGGGGGAACCCTTGGGTGGTGGCTTTGTAGACTCCAATATCTATAGCATCTAGgtaagcttccatacgaattttccaacaaggaaaatcgtcaccatcaaaaatgggaggaggtccatccccgtcggacatcgtaactctagcggttaagctaaactATGAGCAacacagctttgataccaattgaaaggatcacgatgctcaAGAggagggtgaattgggcttttctaaaattcttacaaaagattaaaccctaaacatgagcccaacttcacccaattTACTAGCAAGAAGTAAAAGCTATGAAATAGAGAACAACCCTAAGAAATTATTGCAAATACTAGCAAAGaaaatacacaaagtaaaatgTTCAAAGTAAATGTGGAAAGTAAAGTAGGGACAAGAAGACTCCTCTAAATTTTCCCAAGGTATCAAAGAGTCGAGACTCTCCACTAGTccccgttggagcacccgcgcaagggtatcgctctcccttggtcctcgcaagaactaagtgctcactatgagatgatcctttgcctctccgacacggtggatccctcacgaccgtgtACAACCAtcaagtcgggtcaccaacaaatcctctAGGGTGATCACCGAACTCCAATCGCCACCGAGTCGTCTAGGTGATGTTGATCACCAAGATTAATAAGCCATAgattttcacttgaccaagagaatcctaatgcatgtggtgtgttctctaggtggctctcatgcgCACTAATGAGGTCTTAACGAGGGATTATAATtttgctaatcacctcactaCGCTTTATGGACTTGCAATGCTCTAACAATGAATACTATGTGGTTGGGGTAGCAAGACACTAATATGgctggtggagggggtataaatacacccaccaaccaaaactagccgttgcacAGCTCTACTGcgcatgggcacaccggacagtccggtgcgtcaactATTCCCAACAGATAGTTTTGACATCTAGCCATTGCTCTAGAGTTgctccggacactgcacagtacatgtccggtgctggCTAAAATTCAACTATTCGGAATTGTTTGCTCTCGGGTTTTTCACAGCTCAGGGTTAGTTCTCGGGTGCCCTCGGGCCCGCTATCCAGgggaccactggacagtccggtgcccctaggaCAGCAACACATTTTCTTTTCTTGTGATTTTATAACCCGTTTTTTATTCTAACTTGTGAGTAAGCACTAGAGTGACATCTAGCACTAGTTGTGAGTGGGAACATGCACCGACACTACACTAGatttctcttggtcaaactactaatccacaacccctctttatagtacggctaaaacaaaaaTAGATGTCCTAACTCTATACCAAGTGTCccacaactccttcgacactGAAAATATGAagtccttcatcttttgattcaccTCTTTCAACTATTGCTTCAAATTCTCAtctgagggattgttttcacAGTTGTAGCGCAACTCCCTGCAATGTGGCCCACCTTACAatttgctctgcaaaacacacgttagtcacatcacTAAAAGcacccaggggcctagatgctttcaggtaTACACTTGGTATAGGGTATTGTCTCGTCCTTTCCTGTGTATGGGCCACTATAGAGACATCGGTGATCAGGTCTCTGCGACCAGAGTTGACCGACACCGCGAGTTAGTGAGGACATGTCTGGGGGCGTACGAGTGGTGTTCCATCGTGCTTGTCAGAGACCATTTGGTACGGTATGTATGGTCTGGATGTGGTTTGGTAATGTTGCGTCTTGTCGCGGTCGTCATGGGCTGACTACGTTGGCTCGGGCTCCTTCCTCGCGGATCTGCTCAGTGAGGGTTTTGGTTTATTGTCCTGCCTCGCAGACTTGCTCGGTGGGAACTTTGTCGGTCGCCACGGTTCACAGACTTGCTCAGTGGGGACTTTGGTAAATAGGCCAGAGAGAGGTTTGTAGGCCTTGCCTTGGGTACCCCGTTTCTAGGTATCCGACAATATATTTTGTTATTAAATCATAGTTGTATGAGATACATGTTTTATATCTAGATCTCTTTTAGCCATAGAGTATTTTTAATTTAACTGAATTTcctttttattaaaataaaatgaTTATTTCATATTTTAAATTTAAACTTGTAAAAGATTTGTAATCATTTTTAGGAGCAAAGGGAGCAGGTGTTGAGGCTGCGCCTAGGGGAACGACGCCATGAAGTTTAAAGGAAAAGTTAAAGGTATTTAGAAACTATTAAATTAAAACAAGTAATACTTTGCTTGGTTGTTGATATTGGAGGACGTGGAATTATATTGAGTTCAATTACAAATCAGCCATGGTATTGAAATGAGTTGTAATTCCAATTCTATTATTTTGATGCCACTGAATTAGAGTTCGGAATTGTGTGGTTCAATTCCACTCGATACATAGGAGTAATACTCTGTATCGGGAGAGGGAGTTTCTAGTTATAGTCCAATTCCAGGGAATTGGATCTCTGATTCCAAATCTCAATTTCATGTGCAACCAAACAATAGAATTCTGGAAAGCTGGTTCCAATTCTTAAATCTATACTCCAGTATCTACGTCAAAACAGGTATAAAAGAAAGTCACAATACTATCTTAGAGAAATTTATCACTTTAAATAATATCTTAAAATCCTAAATTATAAATATTATTTTAAAAACTATGTTATATAAATATTATTCTCTAATATTGTAAATCACCAGTTTTCACTGTGGTCGTGTGTCACACACTAAACGTGTGTGTCGTGCATTTACTTCCCCTCCACACACAATGGCCCAACACAATCGGGCCGAGCAGCCTATGCGCCCAACCTCCCTCTCCCCTCGGGCCACGCAGCCGCTACCCGTCCCCTCCCCCATCACCACTTCTCCTCGCTCACTCTTGGTGTTCCCACCGTCGATTGCCCTCCCCTCTCTCATGCTCGCTGTTGCGCCCCACTCGctacctctcctctctctcccctcccctctccgCCCTACCCCCTCTCAAACACCCCCTCCTCGAGCAAAGTTGTGGCCCCTGCTTCTCGCCCTTGCTTCTACGGGCGTCGCCGTGGAAGCCTTCAAGGGCGGCTCTAATATGCTCTATAGGTACGAGATCCTCCCTCCCTCTTATGTTGCTTACCTTCATATGCTGCTTGCCCTCGCTCCTGCTCCCACGTAGGGGCAAAGCCAGGATTTGAGTTGGGAGGGGGGACAAATCAGATCGAGGGGTCTGTTAGAAGGTATTTTATATTATTTACATGCCTCTGCCCCTGGAATCGCCCTTGCTCCCATAGATGGCTGGTGTTGCTGCTCTGCATCGTCATCTCATCTCATCTCATCTGCTTTTGTGGTGGGGGCACTATGTGTATGGTCTTGTGCACGACTTTCTGTTGTCTCCCTACCTGCTCTCCAATCTATCGTCACCCAAATGATGTCGATTGAGATTTAGTGTGTGTGTGCTCTGCTGCTACTGTGATTAGTTTTACATTGCTTGCTATTGATAGTTAGGGCTAGATATAGAGTCAACTCGGCTCAGCTTGGTCGAGCTTGAGTTGGCCCATTAAGGTAACAAGATTTCTCGACATGGCCCGCTAGAAAATCGATCCAGAGAATCAGCTTGGCTCATTTGTGAGCTTGAGCAGGCTCGTTTAGCTTGCGAGCCAAAAAAAAGATACACATATATACAATAATAAAATATTAGTTAATTCTAGACCAATTTAACGCTAGAAAAGAGTATTAATACTCATAATTTCATATACCACATCAACCCAACACCAAACGCTCGTCAGCTCGCTCGGCTCATGGTTAGCTCGACTCAGATCTGACTCGACTTTGTTTCAATTTTATCATGAGCTGAGCTAGCATCTTAGCTCGGTTTGTTAAGGAGTtagctcgagccagctcgtcATCTCGAACGAGCTAGTATTTGTCAGCAAAACAAAGTCTCCACTTGTGTTGGATAAACTAATAAGTGATGATCTGTGTTAATTTGGTGTTGAATTGATGTTATATATAAAATTGTTAGTACTAATACTCTTTTAGTGTTAAATTGGTCTAAAATTAATTaacaattgattatattgttgtatatatacatatattgttTTTGTTGTTGTGACTCACGAACTAAACGAGTTGAGTCGAGTCGAGCTGATTCTCTGGCTTGATTCCTTAACGAGTCGAGCTAGCTTGATATCCAGCACTACTTATTAGTTTATCCAATATAAGTGCATGTGTTATTTTGCTAACAGATGGTTGCTCATTCGAGCTATTGAGCTAGCTCGAGCTCGGTTTAAGCTGGCTCGCTAACAAATCAAGATGATATGTTAGCTTAGCTTATGATAAAATTGAAATAGAGTCGAGCGAGCTTACAAATCATAAGTATTTTGTCTAGCTCTACTGACGACTTATTTAAAGCCTAATAAAACACATCAAACTGCGTTCTTCTGTTTATGCGCGAGCCGAGTTTGCTTAGCTTTAGTTATCACTTTTTAAACTTTATTGTTGTGATATTCGCATTATAAAATATAATTTGTTTTATATTAATATTATGTATTGGTTGTTAACATAACATTATAAGGCATTAAGATCGATAATAATATATATATTATTCATTTTAATATAATCTTCGTACTCTAATACGAACATTACGCCCGTCCGCCACAACATGAAATTTATTATACTAGAAAAAGCTCGACAGAGAAGGTCAAAACGAAGAGGATGACGAGAGGAGTACAGGTCGGGCCTTCAGCTAGGATCAAAAAACGATGGACGCACACTTGAAGGCCCAAATTTCATCTCATTTAGATGAAGGCCCAAATATCACCTTATCCTTCTCCTCGCCCGCATTTCATTTCGTTCGGCGTCCCCACACGGCCACACCGGAAAAAAGACCCCGGCAAGAACCTCGCTCTCCGGCGTCTCCGGCCAATACCCATGGAGGCCACCGCAGTGCCGAGGGCTCTGTTCCTATTCGGGACATCGCCGGCGCCGTATCGTATGCGTATGAACTGCTTGCGCGTAGCTATTGGAGGAGATGTGAGGCGGCAGGGGGCCGTGGCAGTGTGGGCGAAGAAgaagagggggagggggcgggaTAGCGAGACGGAGGAACGGGTGGACACGCACAGCTTCACCCCCAAGCCGGGCGAGGCTGCCGGGCTGTTCCCCGAGGCCGTCCTGCTTAGAAAGGTTCGGTCCTTTTTTTgtaactttgttcatccattcccTGATAGGCTGCCTCTAGGTGCTTCTATCTAGTGTTCAAGCCTGGGAGATGAGAATAAGGACATAGTTGCTTCCGTGTTTCTGCTTGTAGATGCTTCCCTGAGTGCAATGGTTTTAGACTTTTAGTAAATGACTCGGCAGCAGCCATTACCTGAATGCAATATGTGTAAGCAGGCCTTCTTATTGCGAATGGTGGATATGAGATTTTTTTAGGAATATTCTAGTGTTATATGCTTGTATAGTTGCGTCTGTGTGTAAACCTCTACAGTGCTTTAGTTTTCTTGTATAGTAACCATTGCCAATCAATACCATCTTCTATTCATGACAACAGGGACATTTTCCTATAGAACTGAAATTTATGGAACGAGCACTTAGTAGTTTCCCACTAGAGGGAAcaggaaatagaaaataaaatggtGAAATCTTCCCAAGGCAAATGAAAATTATGGATTTGGTCAGTTGTGGTAGAAACAGGAGATTCTTTTAAGCTTTATATAGGGAAGCTTGAAAGCTATTGCAATAGGCTTAATAACTACATGCTTTTTATTCTTGTTGTTTTGTAGAAAATGGTGAGAGAGGATGGTCAAGTGTCACCAGAATTTGCTGATGCAGACGAAGGTTCGCTTTTCTGCTATAAAGTTTTTTAGATGTCCATTTTGGTACCGTAAAGATCCTTTTTATGGTTCATGTGAATATTATTATCATTCTAATccttttttgcagaaaagctgtaTGATTTTCTTAATATTGAGCTAGAAAGTGATTTAAATCTGAAAAGAAGTAAGAGctcttttctttcctcttatgTCCAGCTATTGTTTTCTATTTTGGCATCGCTTGCTGTTCATTTGTGCTGGCTTTCTAAGTTCAGTTTGAACTTCATCCTTTTACAGTGCGGCACTATGAAGTAGTTTATCTAATTCATGAGGACCGTGTTGAAGAAGTTGAAAATGTTGTATCAAAAGTACAAGGTATGTCTATCAACACTCAGACATCACTTGTGTGGTGGTGACTTTTTTTAGCACGCTGtagttctctctctctctctctctctctctctctaatatACTAACTAAATGAGTTAATCTTAACCACCTAGAGCTAGAGGAAAACTAAGGTACTTATATGTCATGTTCTGCCTGTAGGTTAGGCACTCTTATAATAAGGCCTTTTCCTGCTAGACTTGCTAGTGTTATCTGATTTGCTTTTGCTGCCTTTGTGCTTCCCATCCTTATGTGCAATCTCTAGGCCaggaaggaaaatgttgtttttctATTCCTTGCTGTTTTGCTGTACGTGTTTCTATTATATTTGCTTCAATCAGCCAATATACCTGAGCTTATCTCTTTTTTTTTACATTTTATGAAATAGTCTAACAGTTGGTAAATATACTACTGAAGAGTTAACATACAACTATTTTTTTTGTTCCCTTGTAGATTTTATcagggagaagaaaggaaggaTATGGAGGCTTAACAATTGGGGGCTGCGCAGGCTTGCTTACAAAATAAAGAAAGCAACACATGCCAATTACATTTTAATGAACTTTGAGATAGAGTCAAGATACATCAATGACTTCAAGACCCTGCTAGACAAGGATGAGAGGATCATCA
This genomic window contains:
- the LOC100284375 gene encoding 30S ribosomal protein S6-like, encoding MEATAVPRALFLFGTSPAPYRMRMNCLRVAIGGDVRRQGAVAVWAKKKRGRGRDSETEERVDTHSFTPKPGEAAGLFPEAVLLRKKMVREDGQVSPEFADADEEKLYDFLNIELESDLNLKRMRHYEVVYLIHEDRVEEVENVVSKVQDFIREKKGRIWRLNNWGLRRLAYKIKKATHANYILMNFEIESRYINDFKTLLDKDERIIRHLVMKRDEAITEDCPPPPVFHTLRAQQYFDDEYEDEGEEEEDEDARSEPKSANYDEDDVEADDEPEIIYVDEADEDNYEDTRRRNTKLKVKKYTSEKVLRQH